One window of the Branchiostoma lanceolatum isolate klBraLanc5 chromosome 3, klBraLanc5.hap2, whole genome shotgun sequence genome contains the following:
- the LOC136431045 gene encoding sideroflexin-5-like isoform X2, with amino-acid sequence MAAVAKVDADGYPTFQLGKPRFDQSTFFGRYRHFLDVIDPRTLFTTKEGLAQAGQLLEDYKNGNLPDGVTNKQLWEAQKIKTAILHPDTGEKILMPFRMSGFVPFGTPIVVGLLLPNQTMVTTIFWQWLNQTHNACVNYSNRNATKPTPVSRFVQGYVGAVTSAVGIAVGLNGLVKKARAFSPTTRMVVQRFIPFPAVATANVFNLILMRNNELREGIEVTDKEGHLVGSSKIAAKHALFETAVTRAFLPVPILLLPPLVMSVVERTAWLLARPRMVIPMHALVCTAAFGFALPIAIALFPQYSEISTSKLEPEIQAATQELSVIYNKGL; translated from the exons ATGGCTGCCGTAGCGAAGGTAGACGCGGACGGGTATCCAACCTTCCAGCTGGGAAAGCCTAGGTTTGATCAG TCCACGTTTTTTGGGAGGTACAGGCATTTTCTGGATGTAATCGACCCACGAACTCTGTTCACAACAAAG GAAGGACTGGCCCAGGCTGGCCAGCTGCTGGAGGATTACAAGAATGGAAACTTACCAGATGGTGTCACTAACAAACAG TTATGGGAGGCTCAAAAGATCAAAACA GCTATCCTCCATCCAGACACAGGGGAGAAAATTCTCATGCCATTCAGAATGTCAG GATTTGTGCCTTTTGGAACTCCAATT GTTGTGGGCTTGCTGCTCCCCAACCAGACTATGGTTACCACCATATTTTGGCAG TGGTTGAACCAGACCCACAATGCTTGTGTCAACTATTCCAACAGAAATGCCACAAAG CCCACTCCTGTGTCCAGGTTTGTCCAGGGTTATGTAGGAGCAGTCACTTCCGCTGTAGGAATCGCT GTTGGTTTGAATGGCCTGGTGAAAAAGGCTCGCGCCTTCAGTCCCACCACGAGGATGGTGGTGCAGAGGTTCATACCATTCCCTGCTGTAG CCACAGCAAATGTGTTCAACCTGATTCTAATGCGGAACAATGAGCTGCGTGAGGGCATCGAGGTCACAGACAAGGAAGGCCACCTAGTGGGCAGTTCCAAAATTGCAGCCAAACAT GCCCTGTTTGAGACGGCAGTGACCCGAGCATTCCTCCCCGTCCCCATACTCCTCCTGCCTCCACTGGTCATGTCTGTGGTGGAGAG GACTGCGTGGCTACTGGCCCGACCCAGGATGGTGATACCCATGCACGCCCTGGTCTGTACCGCAGCCTTTGGATTTGCACTGCCCATTGCTATAGCACTCTTCCCACAATACTCAGAG ATTTCTACCTCCAAACTCGAACCTGAGATTCAGGCTGCAACCCAGGAGTTAAGTGTTATCTACAACAAGGGACTGTAG
- the LOC136431045 gene encoding sideroflexin-5-like isoform X3 has product MAAVAKVDADGYPTFQLGKPRFDQSTFFGRYRHFLDVIDPRTLFTTKEGLAQAGQLLEDYKNGNLPDGVTNKQLWEAQKIKTAILHPDTGEKILMPFRMSGFVPFGTPIVVGLLLPNQTMVTTIFWQWLNQTHNACVNYSNRNATKPTPVSRFVQGYVGAVTSAVGIAVGLNGLVKKARAFSPTTRMVVQRFIPFPAVATANVFNLILMRNNELREGIEVTDKEGHLVGSSKIAAKHDCVATGPTQDGDTHARPGLYRSLWICTAHCYSTLPTILRDFYLQTRT; this is encoded by the exons ATGGCTGCCGTAGCGAAGGTAGACGCGGACGGGTATCCAACCTTCCAGCTGGGAAAGCCTAGGTTTGATCAG TCCACGTTTTTTGGGAGGTACAGGCATTTTCTGGATGTAATCGACCCACGAACTCTGTTCACAACAAAG GAAGGACTGGCCCAGGCTGGCCAGCTGCTGGAGGATTACAAGAATGGAAACTTACCAGATGGTGTCACTAACAAACAG TTATGGGAGGCTCAAAAGATCAAAACA GCTATCCTCCATCCAGACACAGGGGAGAAAATTCTCATGCCATTCAGAATGTCAG GATTTGTGCCTTTTGGAACTCCAATT GTTGTGGGCTTGCTGCTCCCCAACCAGACTATGGTTACCACCATATTTTGGCAG TGGTTGAACCAGACCCACAATGCTTGTGTCAACTATTCCAACAGAAATGCCACAAAG CCCACTCCTGTGTCCAGGTTTGTCCAGGGTTATGTAGGAGCAGTCACTTCCGCTGTAGGAATCGCT GTTGGTTTGAATGGCCTGGTGAAAAAGGCTCGCGCCTTCAGTCCCACCACGAGGATGGTGGTGCAGAGGTTCATACCATTCCCTGCTGTAG CCACAGCAAATGTGTTCAACCTGATTCTAATGCGGAACAATGAGCTGCGTGAGGGCATCGAGGTCACAGACAAGGAAGGCCACCTAGTGGGCAGTTCCAAAATTGCAGCCAAACAT GACTGCGTGGCTACTGGCCCGACCCAGGATGGTGATACCCATGCACGCCCTGGTCTGTACCGCAGCCTTTGGATTTGCACTGCCCATTGCTATAGCACTCTTCCCACAATACTCAGAG ATTTCTACCTCCAAACTCGAACCTGA
- the LOC136431045 gene encoding sideroflexin-5-like isoform X1: protein MAAVAKVDADGYPTFQLGKPRFDQSTFFGRYRHFLDVIDPRTLFTTKEGLAQAGQLLEDYKNGNLPDGVTNKQLWEAQKIKTAILHPDTGEKILMPFRMSGFVPFGTPIVVGLLLPNQTMVTTIFWQWLNQTHNACVNYSNRNATKPTPVSRFVQGYVGAVTSAVGIAVGLNGLVKKARAFSPTTRMVVQRFIPFPAVATANVFNLILMRNNELREGIEVTDKEGHLVGSSKIAAKHALFGTAVSRVVITALVTGLPPAIMLPLQRTAWLLARPRMVIPMHALVCTAAFGFALPIAIALFPQYSEISTSKLEPEIQAATQELSVIYNKGL from the exons ATGGCTGCCGTAGCGAAGGTAGACGCGGACGGGTATCCAACCTTCCAGCTGGGAAAGCCTAGGTTTGATCAG TCCACGTTTTTTGGGAGGTACAGGCATTTTCTGGATGTAATCGACCCACGAACTCTGTTCACAACAAAG GAAGGACTGGCCCAGGCTGGCCAGCTGCTGGAGGATTACAAGAATGGAAACTTACCAGATGGTGTCACTAACAAACAG TTATGGGAGGCTCAAAAGATCAAAACA GCTATCCTCCATCCAGACACAGGGGAGAAAATTCTCATGCCATTCAGAATGTCAG GATTTGTGCCTTTTGGAACTCCAATT GTTGTGGGCTTGCTGCTCCCCAACCAGACTATGGTTACCACCATATTTTGGCAG TGGTTGAACCAGACCCACAATGCTTGTGTCAACTATTCCAACAGAAATGCCACAAAG CCCACTCCTGTGTCCAGGTTTGTCCAGGGTTATGTAGGAGCAGTCACTTCCGCTGTAGGAATCGCT GTTGGTTTGAATGGCCTGGTGAAAAAGGCTCGCGCCTTCAGTCCCACCACGAGGATGGTGGTGCAGAGGTTCATACCATTCCCTGCTGTAG CCACAGCAAATGTGTTCAACCTGATTCTAATGCGGAACAATGAGCTGCGTGAGGGCATCGAGGTCACAGACAAGGAAGGCCACCTAGTGGGCAGTTCCAAAATTGCAGCCAAACAT GCGTTGTTTGGGACAGCTGTCAGCCGTGTAGTGATCACTGCTTTGGTGACTGGCCTTCCTCCTGCCATTATGCTGCCTCTGCAGAG GACTGCGTGGCTACTGGCCCGACCCAGGATGGTGATACCCATGCACGCCCTGGTCTGTACCGCAGCCTTTGGATTTGCACTGCCCATTGCTATAGCACTCTTCCCACAATACTCAGAG ATTTCTACCTCCAAACTCGAACCTGAGATTCAGGCTGCAACCCAGGAGTTAAGTGTTATCTACAACAAGGGACTGTAG
- the LOC136431046 gene encoding cytochrome P450 7A1-like, with protein MMTVLLGVCLVVVLVVILLQITTRRRKPGEPPLEPGPLPYLGVALEFSQNPLGFITSRWRKYGDVFTVRLAGHYTTFVLDPRSFTHAIRNTRVLDFRAFSNKIAHRVFGMPIVYGTPRDWVRADSDALFSQELQGQGLDKVTEVMMGNLQSAMLAATDVTVQWNRGELWSFVYRIMFSASYKTLFGEHKEHKDETARLLHAMEEFQKYDKRFPEIISNVPWWLMGHTKKRYGYLKSMVSPAELCQRDVSDFIRMRQEIYGDGNLSPDETAAFNFATMWASMSNTVPAAFWTLYHLLKDPVAMNAVKAEVNQALKETGQSLEHVKKGDKIIHVTRQQLNDMKCLGSAINEALRMCSASMIIRVATEDAELALESGSTFRIRKGDRVALYPGFLHMDPEVFDDPETFKYDRFLENGMEKTTFYKKGRKLRYYLLPFGHGVSMCPGRFFALNEIKQFVTIVVCYFNMDLLEKHTPPQDQSRAGLGTLAPLKDCLFRYRLK; from the exons ATGATGACAGTACTGCTAGGCGTTTGTTTGGTCGTGGTCTTAGTCGTCATACTTCTACAGATCACAACCAGGCGCAG GAAACCTGGTGAGCCACCCCTGGAGCCGGGTCCTCTGCCTTACTTAGGTGTTGCCTTGGAGTTTTCCCAAAACCCCCTGGGCTTCATCACGTCTCGTTGGAGGAAATATGGCGACGTGTTCACCGTGCGGCTGGCCGGCCACTACACCACGTTCGTCCTGGACCCGCGCTCATTCACTCACGCCATCCGGAACACCAG GGTTCTGGACTTCCGAGCGTTTTCCAACAAGATAGCCCATCGCGTTTTCGGCATGCCGATAGTGTACGGTACACCCCGCGACTGGGTCCGAGCCGACAGTGATGCACTGTTTTCACAGGAACTGCAAGGACAGGGTTTGGACAAGGTCacagag GTGATGATGGGCAACCTTCAGTCCGCCATGCTGGCCGCCACAGACGTGACGGTGCAGTGGAACAGAGGAGAGCTGTGGTCTTTTGTCTACAGGATCATGTTTAGTG CATCTTACAAGACGCTGTTCGGGGAACACAAAGAACATAAAGACGAGACAGCACGACTGCTCCACGCCATGGAGGAATTCCAGAAGTACGACAAAAGGTTCCCAGAGATCATTTCGAACGTGCCGTGGTGGCTCATGGGACACACCAAGAAACGATATGGATATCTGAAG TCCATGGTATCTCCGGCTGAGCTCTGTCAGCGGGACGTCTCTGATTTCATCAGAATGAGGCAAGAGATCTACGGTGACGGAAATCTATCTCCTGACGAAACGGCGGCTTTTAACTTTGCAACCATGTGGGCCTCGATG AGTAACACCGTCCCCGCGGCCTTCTGGACCTTGTACCACCTGTTGAAGGATCCTGTCGCCATGAATGCCGTCAAGGCAGAAGTCAACCAA GCTTTGAAGGAGACCGGACAGAGTTTGGAACATGTGAAGAAAGGGGACAAGATAATTCATGTGACGAGACAGCAGTTGAATGACATGAAATGCCTTG GCAGCGCCATCAACGAggcactgcgcatgtgcagtgctTCTATGATCATCCGTGTCGCCACCGAAGATGCTGAACTGGCCTTGGAATCCGGCAGTACCTTTCGTATCCGCAAGGGCGACAGGGTGGCGCTGTATCCGGGGTTTCTGCACATGGACCCCGAAGTCTTTGACGATCCTGAG ACCTTCAAGTACGACCGTTTCCTGGAGAACGGTATGGAGAAGACCACTTTCTACAAGAAGGGCCGGAAATTACGCTACTATCTCCTGCCCTTCGGCCATGGCGTCAGCATGTGCCCCGGCCGTTTCTTCGCCCTGAACGAGATCAAGCAATTCGTCACCATCGTGGTCTGCTACTTCAACATGGATCTCCTGGAGAAACACACTCCTCCCCAGGACCAATCACGGGCCGGGCTGGGGACTCTGGCTCCTCTGAAAGATTGTCTGTTCCGCTACAGGCTCAAATAG